The stretch of DNA CCTCGATGTACCGGCGCTCCGTCCCCTCCCGGTCCCGATACGCCCGTTCGACGTACCCGTCGGCGTTCACGAGGAGGACGAGGCCGATGTGGGTGAACATGTACTTCCCGCCGTCGTTCGGCTCGTCGCGCTTGAACACGAACCCGAACTCCTTCTCGAGGACGGTCCTCGCCCGCTCCCGACCGTCGGGCCGCAGGAACTGCCAGTTGCCCGCCGACAGGTCGACGTTCATCCGGCCCGCGTACTCCCGGAGGCTCTCCGCGGTGTCGCGTTGCGGGTCGAAGGTGATGGGGTGGAATCCGACCTCGTCGGCGTAGTCGTTCTCCAAGCTGTGAATCTGCACCTCGCGGAGCGCGGAGACGAGACGCGGACAGATGCTCATACAGTTGGCATAAAAGAAGCTCACGAAGATCGGTCGATCCACCTCCCGCAGGGCGACGCGCTCGCCGGTCAGCGGGTCGGGGAGGGTCACGTCGGGCAGCCGCTCGCCCCACGCCGGGTAGGCGAGCGCCTCGCTCGTCACCCCCTCGGGTCGGTCCGGTTCGCCGAGCGTCGTGTTCGGGTTGCCGCCGATGCCGAGACAGCCGGCGGTCCCGCCGAGCGCCGCCGCGCTCAGCGTCCCGAGATACGTCCGTCGGTCCATATCGGGGATACGGGTGCGACGCTCAAAGCGTGTCTGGTCCGGTCGTCGAAGGC from Haloplanus salinus encodes:
- a CDS encoding SCO family protein, yielding MDRRTYLGTLSAAALGGTAGCLGIGGNPNTTLGEPDRPEGVTSEALAYPAWGERLPDVTLPDPLTGERVALREVDRPIFVSFFYANCMSICPRLVSALREVQIHSLENDYADEVGFHPITFDPQRDTAESLREYAGRMNVDLSAGNWQFLRPDGRERARTVLEKEFGFVFKRDEPNDGGKYMFTHIGLVLLVNADGYVERAYRDREGTERRYIEDLRTVRTGGGLL